TGCCAGACAGCGTCCAAACATTGCCGCCCTGGACCAAGCCATAGGTGCCATCCACCAAGTTGGTGTAGCCTGCGTCGCGAATATTGCGTGCCGCCTCTACACCCTCTTCTGCCAGTTGGTTGGCCCGCACTCGCTCACCAGCCGAGGCGCTCGACCCTCGGCCGTATACGATTGCCCCCGCCAGTGCTGTCACCAACAGGCCAAAAACAACCGCCGCCAGCAACGCCTCCACAGACGAGAACCCCTTCTGATTTAGTCTAGTAACTAACGGTACCTTTGGCATTGACGATGATTGTCCTTGTTTCATTTGCTTGACCAGTCAGGGTAACAGAAGCAGTCGAGCCGGGCGCCCCGGACAGTTTGGCGAACAGCACATCAGTAGTGCCAGTGGGCGTGATACTGGTATTGATGACGGCCGTTTCGTCGTACGCGGTGTCGCGGGCAGCATAGGTAGCGCCCTTGAAGAGCGTGGCAGACCCTGCCTGAATGTGCACACCCCACTGGCTATCGCCCTGCACACTGCGAGCATAGTTCTGCGCTCGCCGGAACATAGAAGCAATGGTCTCGGTAGTAAGTGACACGTCGTTGCGATTATAAAAAGAGAAATACACCGGCAAAGAAGCGCCAGCAACAATGCCTATCATGGCCATAGACAGCAACAGTTCCACTAGCGTGAAACCCGACTCCCACGACTTACGCACTCGAGCCTCCAGTCATCCCTGAACCTTGTCTACCAAACTATAAATAGGCACCAACACCGCCAGCATCAAAACCAGTACCGCACTGCCTATGATGACCAGCAAGGCCGGCTCCATAACAACCTCTAAGTTTTTGGCAGAGATATCAGTCTTGTCCTCGTAAATCTGGCCAATGTTTAGGAGCGTATCGGACAGCGCGCCCGAGCGCTCGCCAGCAATCAACATTTGTTGCACGGCAGGGGGCAGCACATCACCAGCTTTTTTATAAGCAGGCAAACTAGCCCGAAAACTGTAGCCATCTTCGAACGACTGGTTGAGATGCTTGTACAGCTTTCGGTAGTGCGGCAAGGGTGTCGCACCTTGCATGAGTTCTGTAGCATCGGTCACCGACAAACCGGCTTCTAGCAGTGTTCCCAGCAGATACCCAAAACGGGCCACTTCTATCTCGCGCATGAGAGCGCCAATGCCCGGCACCCGGAAGAGCATCCGCTGCCCCAGTTGTTTGGTTAGCGGGAAGACAAACAATATCAGCCCAAGCAGCACGACTACCGTCACTGCCAGTGGTATGGCCCACCAGCCATTGACCTTTAGGTACTCACCCGTGCCCAGTAGAATCCGCGAGATCAACGGCAGTTCCACGTCTAGCTGCCGAAAAGTCACTGCCAGCCGGGGCAGCAAGAACCAAGCTACGCCCAACCCAGCCACGGTGGTCAGCGATAGCACCAGCACCGGATATAGCATGGCAGAGCGTACGCGGGCCCGAAAGATGCGTTGCTTGTCTTCTTGTTTGGACGCCTTCAGTAAGTTGTCTACCAAGCCACCAGAGGCTTCACCCAAGCGCACTAGCACCAGAGATTCCCGCGACACCATGCCGCTACGGTCCAGACTCTTCCACAATGGCAGACCATTATCTACGTCGTTCTGCATTTGTTTGAGCGCAGCCTTGAAGCTCTTGGACTTGCTGGTGTCGGCCAAAGATCCTAGTGCTTCCTGAATCGGCACGTTGGCCTTGAGCAGTAGGGCTATGTTGTTAATAAAGTAACCGCGGTCCTTGGCAGCGATGTGATAGTGTTTGGCTTTGGGCGGTTGTTTTTTATCTTCAGTCACGCGCTGTTGCTCCTAGCGTGACAACGGTGGCTCTACCACACGCAGTAATTCGTTAATGGTTGTGATACCACTTTTTACCTTTTGGACGCCGTCGTCGAACATCGAGGCATTGCCCTGTTTGCGAGCCAGGGCAATGATGTCACGTGTAGATGGTGATTTGACAATCAGGTCTTGCATAGCGTCAGTCACCTCGATGAACTCAAATAAAGAAATGCGACCAGTATACCCAGTCCCATTACATACGTTACAGCCCTTGCCGGCGTAGACGTTGTCGCTAGCCGCAAAGTACTTGGCCACGACAGCATTGCTGCGGACCATGCTCTCGCTGGCCGGCACACTGTAGCGACACTTTTGGCAGATGCGACGGACCAGCCGTTGGGCAATAATAACCTCTAGGGTAGAGGCCAGCAGGAAGGGTTCAATCCCCATATCTATCAGGCGTGGAATAGCCGTAGCGGCGTCATTGGCATGAAACGTAGACAGCAGCAGGTGGCCGGTCAGGGCGGCATTCACCGATATCTCGGCTGTCTCTTGGTCACGAATTTCTCCCACCAGAATAATGTCTGGATCCTGGCGCACAATGGCCCGCAATCCGCGGGCAAAACTCATACCACCCTGCTCTTGCACTTGGATCTGATTAACACTGGACATTTTGTATTCCACTGGGTCTTCGATGGTAGTGATGTTCACATTGGGTTTGTCTACAAACTTCAGCAAAGAATACAGTGTGGTCGTTTTGCCCGAGCCGGTTGGCCCAACAGTCAGAATCATGCCAAATGGCTTGGCAGCGTGGACTTCTACCATCTTGCGATGGGCTTCGCTCAGACCAATGTCGGCCAAGGTGATGTCTTGTACATAAGAACTGAGCACCCGCATAACCACCTTTTCGCCATGTACGGTGGGTACCAAGGACACGCGCAGGTCAGTCACAAAGCCCTCACCCATCCGCTGGATGGTACCATCTTGAGCAGCCAGGTGCTCATCTATGCGCATACCACTCTCTACTTTGATTCGGTTCAGCACGTTCTCGTAATTCTCTTTGGGCAACTTACCAGCTACACGCAGGTCGCCGTCTACCCGAAAACGCACCACCACTTCATCAACCCGCGGTTCAAAATGAATGTCAGAGGCACGAAAGCCGGCAGCATCCTTGATAATCTCGTCTACAATCTCGGGGGCCACGCGCTGGTTGGACTGAATAATTTGCGAAAAGCGAGTCTCGAGCGGCTGCTCATACAACCCAAAGCTCAGAGTGATATATTCCGGCAAAGTGTAGGCCACCTGCACTTGCTTGCCCTTGAAGGCAGCCTGGATATCGTTGGGATTGAGTGCTGCCGGTTGGTCAGTCGCAATCAGCACAGCTTGGTCAGTCTCGCCAATCACTACCGCCCGGTTGGCCTGGGCAATCTGGAGAGGCAGACGCAGTACCAATTCTTTGCTGGTGGGGTTGACGTTCAGATCAGCAAAGCTGAGTTTATAAGATTCGGCAATGGCTTGGCCCAGCAGAGCCTTGCTGAGTAGTTGCTCACGAATGAGGTAGTCTACATAGCTGCCGCTATCATGTGCTGCCGCCTCGGCTGCTTTGTTGTCTGCTTCAGAAATATAGTTTTCTTGGAGCAGTAGGCTCTTAAGTTTTTCAATGCTCGGATACATAACCCACCCGTTTTTTTAAGTATCTCTTAGGCTTTTTTTACTTCCTCGACAATGACCGCTAGCGGCGTGTCAGATTTGATAAAGAACTTCTTGGCCCCCAATGCCAAAATACGATCTTCGTCCTCACGCATGCTGAGATTCGACAGCACAAAAGTGGTCGGCAATGTCACTCCCTCTTCCTTGACTTTTTGCAGTACCTGGAAGCCGTCCATGACTGGCATCATCATGTCCAGCAATACAACGTCATATTTGTTTGCCCGTAAAAGCTCCAAACATTTCTGACCATTTGGTGCCACGGTGGTGGCAAAGCCCTCGTGCTGTAGCTTCAGCTCGAGTGCATGCGACAATGGCTTTTCGTCTTCAACTATCAGTACATGCTTTGCAGCTGCCATACGCTAAATTACCCTCTTTGTTACTACGAATATTGTATCACGCCTGTTATATACTTCACCGCGCTTTCTTTTGCCCACCCTTTGCGGGCAGGGTGACCACAAAGGTCGAACCTTTGCCTTCTTCTGATGTAAATGACACATCGCCGCCTAGCTTGCGGGCGGCTTCGCGCACGATATACAAGCCCAGTCCGGTACCCTCCATTTCCAGTACATTGTCGGCCCTAAACATCTTGGTAAAGATCTTGTCTTGCTGGGCAGCCGGAATACCAAAGCCAGTGTCATTTACGGCAATCTCTACCTTGGCATCATCCTTTTTCACCGTAACCGACACAATACCTTTGTCTGGCGTGTATTTGACCGCGTTGGACATAAGGTTTTGAACAATCATACGGATAAGTTTGGGGTCAGTGTACAGGCTGGCAATGCCTTTTTCGATTTGCTGCTTGTACTGCTGGCTCTTCTTGCCGATAGCAGGCTGCATCTCTTTATGTAGGCTATCCAGTAGCTCTGGCACAGAGACATCCTCTGGATTGTTGGCCAGCTTGCCCAGGTCCAAGCGCGACGTATCCAGCAGCGAGTTAACGAGTTCTACCATACGCTTGTTGCCCGTATATATTTCTTGTAGGTAGGTGGCCTGATCTTTTGTTAGCTTTCCAGCGTCACCGTTTAGCAGCATCTCGGTGTACCAGTTCATAGCCGACAATGGTGTCCGTAGCTGGTGTGAAGCCACTGACACAAATTCGGACTTGGCGCGGTCTAACTCTTGCTCTTTGGTGATGTCACGGAAGACTACTATAACACCCATAATCTTACCCTCGGAATCACGAATGGGCGCCGCAGAGTCAGCCACTGGCACAAACGAACCATCCTTGCGCGCCAGCACTGTGTTGCCCTTCATGGCAGTAACCTTTCCGTCCAGTGCTTCGTCGATAAATTTGTCATTGCGCTTCTTGTCTTTGGCATTGGTAAACTTCAAGATTGTGTCAAATGGCTTATCTAAAGCCTCTTCCTCTGTGAAGCCGCTTACCCCAGCCGCTACTGGGTTAAAGAGGGTGATGCGCTTCTTGCTATCTACCGCAAAGACCGCATCGCCAATACTAGACAGGATAGCGTCGTCTTTGCGCTGCAGAGCAATAGCCCGGTTGCGCTCATGCTGCAAGTCAGCCGTAATATCGTCCGCCAGTTGCAGCGCTCGCTTTCGTGCTTGTTGTTGCAAGACAAAGATAATAAGCAAGAGTACAGAGAACGCCTGTCCGGCAAATAAAATAGTCCGTGGCAAAATATTCTGGCCGTCTTTGATCCCAAAGCCCGTGGCCGCGGTTGTCTGGACCCGCCACGTCCGATCCGCGATATTTATCAACGCAGTGTTGCGCAGATCACCATTGCTGTCAGTCTGCGGGCTGAATACTTTCTCGCCTGATGCCGTGTCACTTACCACGACTTCAAGTCCGCTGGTGATTGATTCGTCACGGAACAGGTTTTTGAAGAACTCGTCATAGTAAAATACCGCGCTGACCAGACCCACGTACTTATCTGCGTCGACTCTTTCCGTCGAAGCCTTGCTGGACATGGGTGATGTTATAAAGAACCCGCGATTGGTCTGAGCACTAGGCGTGGCGGCATTGAATGTCAGTGGGCTCGAGGCCGTCGGCACGCCATCCTTCACTGCTTTCTCGTATGCCGCAAACCGAACTGGATCGCTGGTAAAGTCATTGCCCATGCCGGTACTGGTGGGACTGTTGGCAACATAGGTCAGGATGTAGTGTACTGGTACATTTGCCACTGGCTGATTAATCTTGAATGTCGGTGACCCGGCGGCCTTGGCGCTCTGGTCGGCATTTCGCAGTGCCACCAGAGCTGGCAGATCCGGCGTTTTGACTCGACTTATAAAGGTAGCAGCTCGCAGGCCGGGATATTTTGCGGCCAAATCTATAGAGTTGTAGTAAGTATTGAACTCTGCCATATCTACCCCGTCACTGGCCGCAAACAGACCCCGGAATCCATACAGTGCATCGACATAGGCCTGCATACGGTTCTCGATAGTATCGCTCACACTAGCCGATCGGGCCACAAAGGCGCTCTGACTATCTGCCTTGTTTCGGGCAACACTCTGCTCCCAATAGACAAACGTAAAGCTTTGGACCAGCATAAAGAGTGCAATGATCAACCAGCCCACCCTACTCACATGGGCGGCAATACTGTCACGAGCACCGAAGCGGGCCAGAGACAACAGATAGAGTCCCATAATCTCAAATGAAACTGCCGCTGGCATGGACATCTTGAAGCTCGGACCAATTTGGCTCAATGGCCCAAGTGCATACAGGGTACCAAAGGCATTGAACAGCGCCGTTGCCAAGATTATCCCGCCCAGTGCATAGCGCAATAATTTTACGTCACGACCCTTCAGATCAACTACAAGCAGGCTGATCGCAGCCAGTACAAAACAGATTGCCGTTGAATGTGATGGCTGCAGCGATTGCCCCAGAGCTTCCAGCTTACCGACAAATAAAGGCAGGTGAAGATTTGGCACAAAAGCGCTCACACCCAATACCACACACAGCCAAGCACAGGCTATCCGCACTTGCTTATGGCCTGACCACAGTGCCCACAATGCGGCTGCCAGAACCAAGAGCCCGATACACGTTGTAGGATTAACTACATGCAAACGCTCAACCCAACGACCCCACGTCAGGTACCCCGTTTGCCAAGAGTAGAGGCCCGCAACACTGATGGCAGCCAGAAACAGTGCACCTACAAGCGGAACTTTGTTACGGGTTTCGTGGGGATGCTTCAGGTTACCCAGATAGCGAAAGGCTTTCCGCTCGGAGGTAAAGTATCTGGCCCGGTTGGTCGCTTGACCTGCCCGGATCAAATACATAGCCACCTCCAGTAAATGACTACGACCAACAGCAGCTAGCCCGTCGTAGGAATACGAAAAAGCTTCTTTGATAGCCACCCGAGAATACGTGGTGACATCTTTGGGCGTCATGCCAGTCACATCCACCAGGACAAAGACCTTGTCGTGCTTGGTCTTCACGGCCCTGAGCGCCTCCCTGAATTGAGCAAGCGTTTTTATAGATAACGCCTTATCCTGACTACCCACCAGGGTAACCTTCACAAGGTCCCCGATGGTCTGAACACTATTAGCCGTAGGCCGTGGCTTTTTCCGCACACTAAACATTATCACTATGGTAGTATGCAGTAATTTCAACGTCAATTAATGACGCGAAGTTATTTAATGTTTGTTACACACCCATGAGGCCAACAATCAGGCCCATGACAAGAAATGTCACCAGTTCGTGAGAGATGTTCAGAATAGTCAGCGCTGCTGGACGACCCTCGAAAGCATCATGTGTAATAAACCGCGCAGCCGTAAAGCCCAGCCACATCCATACAGCCGTCGTCAGAGAATCCTGCAAGAAAGAATTGCCAAAGAACTGATGTGACAAGAAAATCACATGCGCCAAAATATAGGCCGTCAGCAGACTGACCACCATGGTAACTATGATAGGCTTGGCCGCAGAGGTATTCTTTTTCATATCAACTTTAGCCAGCTTGATCCACGTATTGCCAAAGACCGGCCGAGCGTACCACACGCTACCCACCGCCATACTACTGGCCATGGCCAACAGAACGGCCCAAATGTTAACGTCCACCTGCATAACGCTGACTCCTATTTATTACTGGTATTGTACTCCCGGGCCAAAGCCGTTGTCCAAGAGCTTCTCCATATCTCCCTGTGACGAGCGAACCCCAAGCTCTAGTGTCGCTTGGGCCGCAGCTTATT
This sequence is a window from Verrucomicrobiia bacterium. Protein-coding genes within it:
- a CDS encoding prepilin-type N-terminal cleavage/methylation domain-containing protein, encoding MRKSWESGFTLVELLLSMAMIGIVAGASLPVYFSFYNRNDVSLTTETIASMFRRAQNYARSVQGDSQWGVHIQAGSATLFKGATYAARDTAYDETAVINTSITPTGTTDVLFAKLSGAPGSTASVTLTGQANETRTIIVNAKGTVSY
- a CDS encoding type II secretion system F family protein — protein: MTEDKKQPPKAKHYHIAAKDRGYFINNIALLLKANVPIQEALGSLADTSKSKSFKAALKQMQNDVDNGLPLWKSLDRSGMVSRESLVLVRLGEASGGLVDNLLKASKQEDKQRIFRARVRSAMLYPVLVLSLTTVAGLGVAWFLLPRLAVTFRQLDVELPLISRILLGTGEYLKVNGWWAIPLAVTVVVLLGLILFVFPLTKQLGQRMLFRVPGIGALMREIEVARFGYLLGTLLEAGLSVTDATELMQGATPLPHYRKLYKHLNQSFEDGYSFRASLPAYKKAGDVLPPAVQQMLIAGERSGALSDTLLNIGQIYEDKTDISAKNLEVVMEPALLVIIGSAVLVLMLAVLVPIYSLVDKVQG
- a CDS encoding GspE/PulE family protein gives rise to the protein MYPSIEKLKSLLLQENYISEADNKAAEAAAHDSGSYVDYLIREQLLSKALLGQAIAESYKLSFADLNVNPTSKELVLRLPLQIAQANRAVVIGETDQAVLIATDQPAALNPNDIQAAFKGKQVQVAYTLPEYITLSFGLYEQPLETRFSQIIQSNQRVAPEIVDEIIKDAAGFRASDIHFEPRVDEVVVRFRVDGDLRVAGKLPKENYENVLNRIKVESGMRIDEHLAAQDGTIQRMGEGFVTDLRVSLVPTVHGEKVVMRVLSSYVQDITLADIGLSEAHRKMVEVHAAKPFGMILTVGPTGSGKTTTLYSLLKFVDKPNVNITTIEDPVEYKMSSVNQIQVQEQGGMSFARGLRAIVRQDPDIILVGEIRDQETAEISVNAALTGHLLLSTFHANDAATAIPRLIDMGIEPFLLASTLEVIIAQRLVRRICQKCRYSVPASESMVRSNAVVAKYFAASDNVYAGKGCNVCNGTGYTGRISLFEFIEVTDAMQDLIVKSPSTRDIIALARKQGNASMFDDGVQKVKSGITTINELLRVVEPPLSR
- a CDS encoding response regulator, whose protein sequence is MAAAKHVLIVEDEKPLSHALELKLQHEGFATTVAPNGQKCLELLRANKYDVVLLDMMMPVMDGFQVLQKVKEEGVTLPTTFVLSNLSMREDEDRILALGAKKFFIKSDTPLAVIVEEVKKA
- a CDS encoding ATP-binding protein, whose translation is MFSVRKKPRPTANSVQTIGDLVKVTLVGSQDKALSIKTLAQFREALRAVKTKHDKVFVLVDVTGMTPKDVTTYSRVAIKEAFSYSYDGLAAVGRSHLLEVAMYLIRAGQATNRARYFTSERKAFRYLGNLKHPHETRNKVPLVGALFLAAISVAGLYSWQTGYLTWGRWVERLHVVNPTTCIGLLVLAAALWALWSGHKQVRIACAWLCVVLGVSAFVPNLHLPLFVGKLEALGQSLQPSHSTAICFVLAAISLLVVDLKGRDVKLLRYALGGIILATALFNAFGTLYALGPLSQIGPSFKMSMPAAVSFEIMGLYLLSLARFGARDSIAAHVSRVGWLIIALFMLVQSFTFVYWEQSVARNKADSQSAFVARSASVSDTIENRMQAYVDALYGFRGLFAASDGVDMAEFNTYYNSIDLAAKYPGLRAATFISRVKTPDLPALVALRNADQSAKAAGSPTFKINQPVANVPVHYILTYVANSPTSTGMGNDFTSDPVRFAAYEKAVKDGVPTASSPLTFNAATPSAQTNRGFFITSPMSSKASTERVDADKYVGLVSAVFYYDEFFKNLFRDESITSGLEVVVSDTASGEKVFSPQTDSNGDLRNTALINIADRTWRVQTTAATGFGIKDGQNILPRTILFAGQAFSVLLLIIFVLQQQARKRALQLADDITADLQHERNRAIALQRKDDAILSSIGDAVFAVDSKKRITLFNPVAAGVSGFTEEEALDKPFDTILKFTNAKDKKRNDKFIDEALDGKVTAMKGNTVLARKDGSFVPVADSAAPIRDSEGKIMGVIVVFRDITKEQELDRAKSEFVSVASHQLRTPLSAMNWYTEMLLNGDAGKLTKDQATYLQEIYTGNKRMVELVNSLLDTSRLDLGKLANNPEDVSVPELLDSLHKEMQPAIGKKSQQYKQQIEKGIASLYTDPKLIRMIVQNLMSNAVKYTPDKGIVSVTVKKDDAKVEIAVNDTGFGIPAAQQDKIFTKMFRADNVLEMEGTGLGLYIVREAARKLGGDVSFTSEEGKGSTFVVTLPAKGGQKKAR
- a CDS encoding DUF1761 domain-containing protein, yielding MQVDVNIWAVLLAMASSMAVGSVWYARPVFGNTWIKLAKVDMKKNTSAAKPIIVTMVVSLLTAYILAHVIFLSHQFFGNSFLQDSLTTAVWMWLGFTAARFITHDAFEGRPAALTILNISHELVTFLVMGLIVGLMGV